One Pseudonocardia sediminis DNA window includes the following coding sequences:
- a CDS encoding response regulator transcription factor — MSRILVAEDEPRIAAFLKKGLAANGFTVTVVPDGPGVHDHAVTGDFDLLVLDIGLPGMDGFDVLRRLRATGSTIPVIILTARDSVHDTVAGLEGGADDYMRKPFQFEELLARVRLRLDRARPPDRDVLGFHGLELDLRTRHVSVHGETVDLSARESALAEAFLRHPGQVLSREQLLRLVWGDADAGSNVVDVYVRYLRRKLGADRIATVRGTGYRLEQGG; from the coding sequence GTGAGCCGGATCCTGGTCGCCGAGGACGAGCCCCGGATCGCGGCTTTCCTGAAGAAGGGGCTGGCCGCGAACGGGTTCACCGTGACCGTCGTGCCGGACGGTCCCGGCGTCCACGACCACGCCGTCACCGGCGACTTCGACCTGTTGGTCCTCGACATCGGCCTGCCCGGGATGGACGGCTTCGACGTCCTGCGCCGCCTGCGCGCGACCGGCAGCACCATCCCGGTGATCATCCTGACCGCGCGCGACAGCGTGCACGACACGGTCGCGGGCCTGGAGGGCGGCGCGGACGACTACATGCGCAAGCCGTTCCAGTTCGAGGAGCTGCTGGCCCGCGTCCGGCTGCGGCTCGACCGCGCCCGCCCGCCGGACCGCGACGTCCTGGGCTTCCACGGCCTGGAGCTCGACCTGCGCACCCGGCACGTGTCGGTGCACGGCGAGACGGTCGACCTCTCCGCGCGCGAGTCCGCCCTGGCCGAGGCGTTCCTGCGCCACCCCGGGCAGGTGCTGTCCCGCGAGCAGCTCCTGCGCCTGGTGTGGGGCGACGCGGACGCCGGGTCCAACGTCGTCGACGTCTACGTGCGCTACCTGCGCCGCAAGCTCGGCGCCGACCGGATCGCCACCGTCCGCGGCACCGGCTACCGCCTGGAGCAGGGCGGCTGA
- the ychF gene encoding redox-regulated ATPase YchF, which translates to MSLTLGIVGLPNVGKSTLFNALTRNDVLAANYPFATIEPNVGVVPLPDTRLDELAKIHSSAKVVPATVSFVDIAGIVKGASEGAGLGNKFLANIRESDAICQVVRVFEDSDVVHVDGRIDAASDIDTIATELILADLQTLEKALVRLEKEARTNKDRRPALEAAQQAAAILNDGKTLFQAGVDSEPLRELTLLTTKPFLYVFNADEAILSDEAKRKELTELVAPAQAVFLDAKVESELLELDDESALELLESIGQDEPGLNALARAGFTTLGLQTYLTAGPKESRAWTIHQGDTAPQAAGVIHTDFERGFIKAEIVSYDDLVAAKSMSAAKAAGKVRMEGKDYVMHDGDVVEFRFNV; encoded by the coding sequence GTGTCCCTCACCCTCGGCATCGTCGGTCTGCCCAACGTCGGCAAGTCGACGCTGTTCAACGCACTGACCCGCAACGACGTCCTCGCCGCGAACTACCCGTTCGCCACGATCGAGCCCAACGTCGGGGTGGTGCCGCTGCCGGACACGCGCCTGGACGAGCTGGCGAAGATCCATTCCTCGGCCAAGGTCGTCCCGGCCACGGTGTCGTTCGTCGACATCGCCGGCATCGTCAAGGGCGCGTCCGAGGGCGCCGGTCTGGGCAACAAGTTCCTGGCCAACATCCGCGAGTCCGACGCGATCTGCCAGGTCGTGCGGGTCTTCGAGGACTCCGACGTGGTGCACGTCGACGGCCGGATCGACGCCGCGAGCGACATCGACACGATCGCGACCGAGCTGATCCTCGCCGACCTGCAGACGCTGGAGAAGGCACTCGTCCGGCTGGAGAAGGAGGCGCGGACCAACAAGGACCGCCGCCCCGCGCTGGAGGCCGCCCAGCAGGCCGCCGCGATCCTGAACGACGGCAAGACCCTGTTCCAGGCCGGCGTCGACTCGGAGCCGCTGCGCGAGCTGACGCTGCTCACCACGAAGCCGTTCCTCTACGTCTTCAACGCCGACGAGGCGATCCTGTCCGACGAGGCCAAGCGCAAGGAGCTGACCGAGCTGGTCGCCCCCGCGCAGGCGGTGTTCCTGGACGCGAAGGTCGAGTCCGAGCTCCTGGAGCTCGACGACGAGTCCGCCCTGGAGCTGCTCGAGTCGATCGGCCAGGACGAGCCGGGCCTCAACGCCCTGGCCCGCGCCGGGTTCACCACGCTCGGCCTGCAGACCTACCTGACGGCCGGCCCGAAGGAGTCCCGGGCCTGGACGATCCATCAGGGCGACACCGCCCCGCAGGCCGCCGGGGTGATCCACACCGACTTCGAGCGCGGCTTCATCAAGGCCGAGATCGTCTCCTACGACGACCTCGTCGCCGCGAAGTCGATGAGTGCGGCCAAGGCCGCCGGCAAGGTGCGCATGGAGGGCAAGGACTACGTCATGCACGACGGCGACGTGGTCGAGTTCCGCTTCAACGTCTGA
- a CDS encoding SCO6745 family protein: MPTTGTARRMFELLEPICLVTYFADESDDALAALGHRTYWDGYFAARAAPLGRVSAQIVHAAFYSFADGEAARHIPSAWETVPPEVSFDAWRRGSAASVRRILGDDLADSPGLARAAELVTRAATSAPTNGRVLYAGWRTLPVPTDPVTRLWHSATMLREHRGDGHVATLLGAGIGGAEAHVLTALDMGIHPPESFGRIHHLPKDHLAEVMAGLRERGLVDADGRFTDAGRETKQRIEALTDELAAPPYDALSADELAELIELLEPLTAALVAAGSQ; this comes from the coding sequence ATGCCCACCACCGGAACCGCCCGCCGTATGTTCGAGCTCCTGGAGCCGATCTGCCTGGTCACCTACTTCGCCGACGAGTCCGACGACGCACTCGCCGCGCTCGGCCATCGCACGTACTGGGACGGCTACTTCGCCGCCCGCGCCGCACCGCTGGGACGGGTGTCGGCGCAGATCGTGCACGCGGCCTTCTACAGCTTCGCCGACGGCGAGGCCGCGCGGCACATCCCGAGCGCGTGGGAGACGGTCCCGCCGGAGGTCTCCTTCGACGCGTGGCGACGGGGCAGCGCGGCGTCCGTACGACGGATCCTCGGCGACGATCTGGCCGACTCCCCCGGCCTGGCGCGGGCCGCGGAGCTGGTCACCCGGGCCGCGACGAGCGCACCCACGAACGGCCGGGTGCTCTACGCCGGGTGGCGCACCCTCCCGGTGCCGACCGACCCCGTCACCCGGCTGTGGCACTCCGCGACGATGCTCCGCGAGCACCGCGGCGACGGGCACGTCGCCACCCTCCTCGGAGCGGGCATCGGCGGCGCGGAGGCCCACGTGCTGACCGCGCTGGACATGGGCATCCACCCGCCGGAGTCGTTCGGGCGCATCCACCACCTGCCGAAGGATCACCTGGCCGAGGTCATGGCCGGGCTCCGCGAGCGCGGTCTCGTCGACGCCGACGGCCGGTTCACCGACGCCGGCCGCGAGACCAAGCAGCGGATCGAAGCCCTGACCGACGAGCTCGCCGCCCCGCCCTACGACGCCCTCTCCGCCGACGAGCTCGCTGAGCTGATCGAGCTGCTGGAGCCCCTCACCGCAGCGCTGGTGGCCGCGGGATCGCAGTGA
- a CDS encoding carboxylesterase family protein, which yields MEVDELRPVEENAPRWDVPAGTVLGWRDDGVLRATGIRYATAARFHHPVPEPRASEPIDATSWSLACPQEPVELLDRLLLDPQGTLKADEDCLRVSVTVPATAGADDALPVMVFIHGGSYTSGAGDAPVFDVAPLVREQGVVVVSVTYRLGLFGYLGVDDRPANLGLFDQIEALRWVRRNIAGFGGDPGNVTLFGQSAGGDAIAHLMIADGTRGLFRRAIVQSAPLGISRGRAGMSRAMAAVARDLDPDAPADEIVAARGRVVRESGISGLKAAMPFGTQYGHAPLPAEDDLDEAWLAVAPDVDVLIGTTSRETALFVSMLPALDRVLNLPVLGRLIGDRIVRATTRRVYADAAGEFARRHRRGGGRGYRYVLGWGAPGSPYVGAHMVDLPLLFGTRSSWDGAALIAGAPWSDVEERGRELRRVWADFARTGEAEPVAVPGFLDLDDL from the coding sequence GTGGAGGTCGACGAGTTGCGTCCGGTCGAGGAGAACGCACCGCGGTGGGACGTCCCGGCGGGGACGGTCCTCGGATGGCGCGACGACGGCGTCCTGCGCGCGACCGGCATCCGCTACGCGACCGCGGCCCGGTTCCACCACCCGGTGCCCGAGCCGCGGGCGAGCGAGCCGATCGACGCGACGTCGTGGTCGCTGGCATGTCCCCAGGAGCCGGTCGAGCTGCTGGACCGGCTCCTGCTCGACCCGCAGGGCACGCTGAAGGCCGACGAGGACTGCCTGCGCGTGTCGGTGACCGTGCCCGCGACCGCCGGCGCGGATGACGCGCTGCCGGTGATGGTGTTCATCCACGGCGGCTCCTACACCTCCGGTGCCGGCGACGCGCCCGTCTTCGACGTCGCCCCTCTCGTGCGGGAGCAGGGCGTCGTCGTGGTGTCGGTGACCTACCGCCTCGGGCTGTTCGGCTACCTCGGTGTCGACGACCGTCCGGCGAACCTCGGGCTGTTCGACCAGATCGAGGCCCTGCGGTGGGTCCGGCGCAACATCGCCGGGTTCGGCGGCGACCCGGGGAACGTCACGTTGTTCGGCCAGTCCGCGGGCGGTGACGCGATCGCGCACCTGATGATCGCCGACGGCACCCGCGGGCTGTTCCGGCGCGCGATCGTCCAGAGCGCCCCGCTGGGCATCTCCCGGGGCCGCGCCGGCATGAGCAGGGCCATGGCCGCGGTCGCCCGGGACCTCGACCCTGACGCGCCGGCCGACGAGATCGTCGCGGCGCGAGGCAGGGTCGTGCGCGAGTCCGGGATCTCCGGGCTGAAGGCGGCCATGCCGTTCGGCACCCAGTACGGTCACGCGCCGCTGCCGGCCGAGGACGACCTCGACGAGGCATGGCTGGCGGTCGCGCCGGACGTCGACGTCCTGATCGGGACCACCTCGCGGGAGACGGCCCTGTTCGTGTCGATGCTGCCCGCCCTCGACCGGGTCCTGAACCTCCCGGTGCTCGGCCGCCTGATCGGTGACCGGATCGTCCGGGCCACCACCCGCAGGGTCTACGCCGACGCCGCCGGCGAGTTCGCCCGTCGTCACCGTCGCGGGGGCGGGCGGGGGTACCGGTACGTCCTGGGCTGGGGCGCGCCGGGCAGCCCCTACGTCGGGGCGCACATGGTCGACCTCCCGTTGCTGTTCGGCACGCGGTCGTCGTGGGACGGTGCCGCGCTGATCGCCGGGGCGCCGTGGTCCGACGTCGAGGAACGCGGCCGTGAGCTGCGACGGGTCTGGGCCGATTTCGCGCGCACCGGCGAGGCCGAGCCGGTCGCGGTCCCCGGCTTCCTCGATCTCGACGACCTCTGA